A single region of the Silene latifolia isolate original U9 population chromosome 8, ASM4854445v1, whole genome shotgun sequence genome encodes:
- the LOC141595039 gene encoding indole-3-acetic acid-amido synthetase GH3.2-like, which translates to MASKKEPYVEGGSVSEDADHGYEASVKFLEEITSNCDEVQEKVLAEILTQNAETEYLKRQGMSHGNVDRLTFKTNMPIIAYEDIKPDILRLCNEDPSPILCAKPITELWMR; encoded by the coding sequence ATGGCAAGTAAGAAAGAACCGTATGTGGAAGGTGGTTCGGTGTCGGAAGACGCTGATCATGGTTATGAAGCGTCCGTGAAATTCCTAGAAGAAATAACGAGCAACTGTGATGAGGTCCAAGAAAAGGTGTTGGCCGAGATCCTTACTCAAAACGCAGAGACTGAGTACTTAAAACGACAAGGAATGTCGCATGGGAACGTTGATCGACTAACTTTTAAGACGAATATGCCAATTATCGCGTATGAGGACATCAAGCCGGATATCCTACGCTTATGTAATGAAGACCCGTCTCCAATCCTTTGTGCTAAACCTATTACGGAACTTTGGATGAGGTAA